GCCAGCGCCGCGCCGGCGCCCGCGCCGCCGGTGAGCAGCAGGTCACCGCCGGGCTCGGCCTTCATCGCGGCGACCTCGGCGGCCAGGTCACGGCCGATCACCCGGGCGCCGTGCCCGGCGGCGTCGAGGGTACGGGAGACGACCACCTTCGGCGTACGCCGCCAGATCGGCGCGAAGGCCAGGTCGTGCGGGTGCTGGGAGATCGACTCCACCCGGGGCCAGTACCCGGCCATCAGCTCCCAGACCCGCCGCCCGTAGAGGAACGCGTCCACCCGCTCGGTCAGCCCGAGCGAGTACGCGGACAGCTCCGGCCCCATCGCCGGCCAGTCGAACTCCCCCTGCGGGCCCTCGATGAAGCCGTCGACGGACTGGTGCACCCAGTGGACGAGCCTGCGCATGTCGGTCTCCCCTTCCGGCGGGCGCCCCGGTCGGGCGCTCTCACCGGAGGGTCGGAGCGGAACGACCCGACCCGACAACCGCCGGGAGGTCGTCGGCGGGCAACCCTTCGGCCGCGACCCCAGCTACCCCGGTCACCGTGACGCGGGGAGCCGGCGCGGGGGTGGCGTCTTGCCCGCTGCGGCTACCGTGCCGGGACGTGGCCCGTCCCGTGATCATCGCGCTGCTCGGGGTGGACGGCTCCGGCAAGTCGACCCAGGCGAAGGCGCTGGCCGGGCGGCTGAGCGCGGCCGGCGTCCCCGCCTCGTACCTGGAGAACGCCGGTGGTCGCCCGGTGTGGAACGCGCTCGCCCGGCGGCTGGGCCGCCGCGACGGGGTGGACCTGTTCGGCCGCCGGCTCTACCCGGCGCTGGAGGCGACGGTGCGCTGGCTGGCGCTGGCCCGCGCCGTGCTGGTCACCCGGGTCACCGGACGGGTCGGGGTGATGGACCGCTGGACCTGGTGCCAGTACGTGATCATGCGGGCCCGGGGCGACCGGGGCGTCCGCCTGGTCCGGGCCGCGTACGCGCCCTTCCCGCGACCGGACCTGGTCTGCTTCCTGGCGGTCTCCCCCACCCGCGCCGAGCGGCGGGTACGCGACCGGGGCATCGACACCGAGGAGCTGGCGCACCTGACCGCGCTGGACGCCGGCTACCGGGCGCTGCCGGAGTTCGCCGACTTCGTGGTGCTCGACGGCGACGCCGACCGGGCGGCGGTGGCCGCCGGCCTGGACCGGGCGGTCCGCCGGGTGATCGGCGGCACGACCCGGTGATCGGCGGCACGACCGGGTAATCGGCGGCACGACCGGGTAATCGGCGGCGCGGCCGGGTCCGAGCGGCTA
This genomic interval from Micromonospora coxensis contains the following:
- a CDS encoding dihydrofolate reductase family protein, which translates into the protein MRRLVHWVHQSVDGFIEGPQGEFDWPAMGPELSAYSLGLTERVDAFLYGRRVWELMAGYWPRVESISQHPHDLAFAPIWRRTPKVVVSRTLDAAGHGARVIGRDLAAEVAAMKAEPGGDLLLTGGAGAGAALAGLGLVDEWQVVVHPVVLGGGAPTFPGKDRADLRLVGSRVFDGASVLLRYERAAG
- a CDS encoding dTMP kinase yields the protein MARPVIIALLGVDGSGKSTQAKALAGRLSAAGVPASYLENAGGRPVWNALARRLGRRDGVDLFGRRLYPALEATVRWLALARAVLVTRVTGRVGVMDRWTWCQYVIMRARGDRGVRLVRAAYAPFPRPDLVCFLAVSPTRAERRVRDRGIDTEELAHLTALDAGYRALPEFADFVVLDGDADRAAVAAGLDRAVRRVIGGTTR